In Labrys wisconsinensis, one genomic interval encodes:
- the urtE gene encoding urea ABC transporter ATP-binding subunit UrtE, producing the protein MLTVTGLDLYYGAAQALRSVSLSAEPGEVTCILGRNGVGKTSLLRALVGHQPIARGRIEWAGAEISALAPHERARRGVAYVPQGREIFPLLTVKENLETGYAPLKARDRDIPEDVFSLFPVLKDMLRRRGGDLSGGQQQQLAIGRALVTRPSLLVLDEPTEGIQPSIIKDIGRAITYLRQKGTMAIVLVEQYFDFARELADRFYVMDRGEIVMSGTRETMDEDEVRRRMSV; encoded by the coding sequence ATGCTGACGGTCACCGGCCTCGATCTCTACTATGGCGCGGCGCAGGCGCTGCGTTCGGTCTCGCTCAGCGCCGAGCCCGGCGAGGTCACCTGCATCCTCGGCCGCAACGGCGTCGGCAAGACCTCGCTGCTCCGGGCCCTGGTCGGCCACCAGCCGATCGCGCGCGGGCGGATCGAATGGGCCGGCGCCGAGATCAGCGCCCTCGCGCCGCACGAGCGTGCCCGCCGCGGCGTCGCCTATGTGCCGCAGGGCCGCGAGATCTTCCCGCTGCTGACGGTGAAGGAGAATCTCGAGACGGGTTATGCGCCGCTGAAGGCCCGCGACCGCGACATTCCCGAGGACGTGTTCTCGCTCTTCCCCGTGCTCAAGGACATGCTGCGCCGACGCGGCGGCGACCTCTCCGGCGGCCAGCAGCAGCAGCTCGCCATCGGCCGGGCCCTGGTGACGCGCCCCTCGCTGCTGGTCCTCGACGAGCCGACCGAGGGCATCCAGCCTTCGATCATCAAGGATATCGGCCGCGCCATCACGTATCTCAGGCAGAAGGGCACCATGGCGATCGTGCTGGTGGAGCAATATTTCGACTTCGCCCGCGAGCTTGCCGACCGCTTCTACGTCATGGACCGCGGCGAGATCGTCATGTCCGGCACCCGCGAGACCATGGACGAGGACGAGGTCCGCCGCCGCATGAGCGTGTGA
- the urtA gene encoding urea ABC transporter substrate-binding protein, with product MMLAGGASALALGAGTRAAFAADETIKVGILHSLSGTMAISETTLKDVMLMLIEEQNAKGGVLGRKLEAVVVDPASNWPLFAEKARELLTKDKCDAVFGCWTSVSRKSVLPVFEELNGILFYPVQYEGEESSRNIFYTGAAPNQQAIPAVDYLMANEDVKRWVLAGTDYVYPRTTNKILEAYLKSKGVAAEDIMINYTPFGHSDWQTIVSDIKKFGSAGKKTAVVSTINGDANVPFYKELGNQGIKATDIPVVAFSVGEEELAGIDTKPLVGHLAAWNYFMSVDTPENKAFIEKWKTFTKNPKRVSNDPMEAHYIGFNMWVQAVEKAGTVDHDAVIDALIGVSVPNLTGGHATMMPNHHITKPVLIGEIQEDGQFNIVSQTPGLVVGKEWSDYLDGSKDLISDWRKPLSCGNFNVKLGKCGGKAA from the coding sequence ATGATGCTGGCCGGCGGTGCCAGCGCCCTGGCGCTCGGCGCCGGCACGCGGGCCGCCTTCGCCGCCGACGAGACCATCAAGGTCGGCATCCTGCACTCGCTGTCCGGCACCATGGCGATCAGCGAGACGACGTTGAAGGACGTCATGTTGATGCTGATCGAGGAGCAGAACGCCAAGGGCGGCGTGCTCGGCAGGAAGCTCGAGGCCGTGGTGGTCGACCCCGCCTCCAACTGGCCACTCTTCGCCGAGAAGGCCCGTGAGCTCCTGACCAAGGACAAGTGCGACGCGGTGTTCGGCTGCTGGACCTCGGTGTCGCGCAAGTCGGTGCTGCCGGTGTTCGAGGAGCTCAACGGCATCCTGTTCTACCCCGTGCAGTACGAGGGCGAGGAATCCTCCCGCAACATCTTCTACACCGGCGCCGCGCCGAACCAGCAGGCGATCCCGGCCGTCGACTACCTCATGGCCAACGAGGATGTGAAGCGCTGGGTGCTGGCCGGCACCGATTATGTCTATCCCCGCACCACCAACAAGATCCTCGAGGCCTATCTGAAGTCCAAGGGCGTCGCCGCCGAGGACATCATGATCAACTACACGCCCTTCGGCCATTCCGACTGGCAGACCATCGTCTCCGACATCAAGAAGTTCGGCTCGGCCGGCAAGAAGACCGCCGTGGTCTCCACCATCAACGGCGATGCCAACGTGCCCTTCTACAAGGAGCTCGGCAACCAGGGCATAAAGGCCACCGACATCCCGGTCGTCGCCTTCTCCGTGGGCGAGGAGGAGCTCGCCGGCATCGACACCAAGCCCCTGGTCGGCCATCTCGCCGCCTGGAACTACTTCATGTCGGTCGACACGCCGGAGAACAAGGCCTTTATCGAGAAGTGGAAGACCTTCACCAAGAACCCCAAGCGCGTCAGCAACGATCCGATGGAGGCTCACTATATCGGCTTCAACATGTGGGTGCAGGCGGTGGAGAAGGCCGGTACCGTCGACCATGACGCGGTGATCGACGCGCTGATCGGCGTCTCCGTGCCCAACCTCACCGGCGGTCACGCCACGATGATGCCGAACCACCACATCACCAAGCCGGTGCTGATCGGCGAGATCCAGGAAGACGGCCAGTTCAACATCGTCTCCCAGACCCCGGGCCTCGTGGTCGGCAAGGAATGGTCGGACTATCTCGACGGCTCCAAGGACCTGATCTCCGACTGGAGGAAGCCGCTCTCCTGCGGCAATTTCAACGTCAAGCTCGGCAAGTGCGGCGGCAAGGCCGCCTGA
- the urtD gene encoding urea ABC transporter ATP-binding protein UrtD, translating into MIPNDAVLTNTLLYLDGVEVSFDGFRALRGLSLTLGAGEMCAIIGPNGAGKTTMMDVITGKTRPDKGDVLFQGSIDLTRLDEADIAQLGIGRKFQKPTVFESQTVEDNILLALKGGREVFANLFWSRSAAARAKIDEVLDTIRLDHVRTRLAGSLSHGQKQWLEIGMLLAQDPKLLLVDEPAAGMTDAETAQTAVLLKRIAKDHSVVVVEHDMVFVRDLDVRVTCLHEGAVLASGTLDQVSANERVVEVYLGR; encoded by the coding sequence ATGATCCCCAACGATGCGGTGCTGACCAACACCCTGCTCTATCTCGACGGCGTCGAGGTCTCCTTCGACGGCTTCCGCGCCCTGCGCGGCCTGTCGCTGACCCTCGGCGCCGGCGAGATGTGCGCCATCATCGGCCCCAACGGCGCCGGCAAGACCACGATGATGGACGTCATCACCGGCAAGACCCGTCCCGACAAGGGCGACGTGCTGTTCCAGGGCTCGATCGACCTGACCAGGCTCGACGAGGCCGACATCGCCCAGCTCGGCATCGGCCGCAAGTTCCAGAAGCCGACCGTGTTCGAGAGCCAGACGGTGGAGGACAACATCCTGCTCGCCCTCAAGGGCGGGCGCGAGGTCTTCGCCAACCTGTTCTGGTCGCGCTCGGCAGCGGCCAGGGCCAAGATCGACGAGGTGCTGGACACCATCCGCCTCGACCATGTCCGCACCCGGCTCGCCGGCTCGCTGTCGCACGGCCAGAAGCAATGGCTGGAGATCGGCATGCTGCTGGCGCAGGACCCCAAGCTCCTGCTGGTCGACGAGCCCGCCGCAGGCATGACCGACGCGGAGACGGCGCAGACCGCCGTGCTCCTGAAGCGCATCGCCAAGGACCACTCGGTCGTGGTGGTCGAGCACGACATGGTGTTCGTCCGCGATCTCGACGTGCGCGTCACCTGCCTGCACGAAGGCGCGGTGCTGGCCTCCGGCACGCTCGACCAGGTCAGCGCCAACGAGCGCGTCGTCGAAGTCTATCTCGGGAGGTAG
- the urtB gene encoding urea ABC transporter permease subunit UrtB, giving the protein MRNVLTLLLLCLVLAVAPVAARADAALYARLATDKFDAIEAAVGALATSGDPQAAATIDALADGRLSYDPAGKAVFYTRDGATIDAATGQAVASPPPGLKKVRLNNRVRRAVEAAQGALTLMSPDPARRLAAAEAVAKARDAAALPGVETALAAEKDAGVRRALELARAAIVFLSTSAGEPDRIAAAAVIAARRDQDALGLLQSLPPDAPQSVRDAAAAGVAGIRSELAWWDAVQNLWYGLSLGSVLLLAAIGLAITFGVMGVINMAHGEMVMLGAYTTFVVQDLIRSYSPGLFDYSLAIAIPLAFLVAGAVGVVIERTVIRWLYGRPLETLLATWGVSLILQQAVRTLFGPTNREVGAPAFMTGSFELGGLAITWNRLWIIVFAGLVFAALLFVLRFTAFGLQTRAVTQNRRMASAMGIRTNWVDAFTFGLGSGIAGLAGVALSQIDNVSPNLGQGYIIDSFLVVVFGGVGNLWGTLVGALSIGVANKLLEPYAGAVLGKIALLVLVILFIQKRPRGLFALKGRAVEQ; this is encoded by the coding sequence ATGCGCAATGTCCTGACACTGCTGCTCCTCTGTCTCGTCCTCGCCGTCGCGCCCGTCGCCGCGCGTGCCGATGCCGCCCTCTATGCGCGGCTCGCCACCGACAAGTTCGACGCGATCGAGGCGGCGGTCGGCGCTCTTGCCACGTCGGGCGATCCGCAGGCCGCGGCCACCATCGACGCCCTGGCCGACGGACGGCTGAGCTACGACCCGGCCGGCAAGGCGGTGTTCTACACCAGGGACGGCGCCACCATCGACGCCGCCACCGGCCAGGCGGTCGCATCCCCACCTCCGGGCCTGAAGAAGGTCAGGCTCAACAACCGCGTGCGCCGGGCCGTCGAGGCGGCGCAGGGCGCGCTGACGCTGATGTCGCCCGACCCGGCCAGGCGCCTGGCCGCCGCCGAGGCGGTCGCCAAGGCGCGCGACGCCGCGGCGCTGCCCGGCGTCGAGACGGCGCTCGCCGCCGAGAAGGACGCCGGGGTCCGGCGCGCCCTGGAGCTCGCCCGCGCGGCCATCGTCTTCCTCTCGACGTCGGCCGGCGAGCCGGACCGCATCGCCGCCGCGGCGGTGATCGCCGCGCGCCGGGACCAGGACGCGCTCGGCCTGCTCCAGTCCCTGCCACCCGATGCGCCGCAATCCGTCCGCGATGCCGCTGCGGCCGGCGTCGCCGGCATCCGCAGCGAGCTCGCCTGGTGGGACGCCGTCCAGAATCTCTGGTACGGCCTGTCGCTCGGCTCGGTGCTGCTGCTCGCCGCCATCGGCCTCGCCATCACCTTCGGCGTGATGGGCGTGATCAACATGGCCCATGGCGAGATGGTGATGCTCGGCGCCTACACCACCTTCGTGGTGCAGGACCTGATCCGCAGCTACAGCCCCGGCCTGTTCGACTATTCCCTGGCCATCGCCATCCCGCTCGCCTTCCTCGTCGCGGGCGCCGTCGGCGTCGTGATCGAGCGCACGGTGATCCGCTGGCTCTACGGCCGGCCTCTGGAGACGCTGCTCGCCACCTGGGGCGTCAGCCTGATCCTGCAGCAGGCGGTGCGCACGCTGTTCGGGCCGACCAACCGCGAGGTCGGGGCGCCGGCCTTCATGACCGGCTCCTTCGAGCTCGGCGGCCTCGCCATCACCTGGAACCGCCTGTGGATCATCGTCTTCGCCGGCCTGGTGTTCGCCGCGCTCCTGTTCGTGCTGCGCTTCACCGCCTTCGGCCTGCAGACCCGCGCCGTGACGCAGAACCGGCGCATGGCCTCGGCCATGGGCATCCGCACCAACTGGGTCGACGCCTTCACCTTCGGCCTCGGCTCCGGCATTGCGGGCCTGGCCGGCGTCGCGCTCAGCCAGATCGACAATGTCTCGCCCAATCTCGGCCAGGGCTACATCATCGACAGCTTCCTGGTGGTGGTGTTCGGCGGCGTCGGCAATCTCTGGGGCACGCTGGTCGGGGCGCTGTCGATCGGCGTCGCCAACAAGCTGCTCGAGCCCTATGCCGGCGCGGTGCTCGGCAAGATCGCGCTGCTCGTCCTCGTCATCCTGTTCATCCAGAAGCGCCCGCGCGGCCTGTTCGCGCTGAAGGGCAGGGCGGTGGAGCAATGA
- the urtC gene encoding urea ABC transporter permease subunit UrtC has translation MITTRLLSDRRGLVFLAVLALIGVLVPICHLAVPESSAFYVPAWVVALLGKYLCYALLALSLDLVWGYCGILSLGHGAFFALGGYAMGMYLMRQIGSRGKYGDPVLPDFMVFLDWKELPYAWYGFQHFPYAAFMVLFVPGVLAFLFGWFAFRSRVTGVYLSIITQAMTFALKLAFFRNDMGFGGNNGFTDFKDILGYDIQAATTRTVLLVASVIALALGYLVCRGITGSKLGKVLIAVRDAESRTRFLGYRVENYKLFVFVVSACLAGVAGALYVPQVGILNPSEFEPSNSIEVVIWVAVGGRGTLVGAALGAILVNFAKTTFTSGMLAPYWLFILGGIFVLVTLFMPRGVLGLVDQIAARFRRRPGASSRAAAPVAVENPAE, from the coding sequence ATGATCACGACCCGGCTCCTCTCCGACCGGCGCGGCCTGGTCTTCCTCGCCGTTCTGGCCCTGATCGGGGTGCTCGTCCCGATCTGCCATCTCGCCGTGCCGGAGAGCTCGGCCTTCTACGTGCCCGCCTGGGTGGTGGCGCTGCTCGGCAAGTACCTGTGCTACGCGCTGCTCGCCCTGTCGCTCGACCTGGTCTGGGGCTATTGCGGCATCCTCTCGCTCGGCCACGGCGCCTTCTTCGCCCTCGGCGGCTACGCCATGGGCATGTACCTGATGCGCCAGATCGGCAGCCGCGGCAAATATGGCGACCCCGTCCTGCCGGACTTCATGGTGTTCCTCGACTGGAAGGAGCTGCCCTATGCCTGGTACGGCTTCCAGCACTTTCCCTATGCCGCCTTCATGGTGCTGTTCGTGCCGGGCGTCCTCGCCTTCCTGTTCGGCTGGTTCGCCTTCCGCTCGCGCGTCACCGGCGTCTACCTCTCGATCATCACCCAGGCCATGACCTTCGCGCTGAAGCTCGCCTTCTTCCGCAACGACATGGGCTTCGGCGGCAATAACGGCTTCACTGACTTCAAGGACATCCTGGGCTACGACATCCAGGCTGCGACCACCCGCACGGTGCTTCTCGTCGCCTCGGTGATCGCGCTGGCGCTGGGCTATCTCGTCTGCCGCGGCATCACCGGCTCCAAGCTCGGCAAGGTATTGATCGCCGTCCGCGACGCGGAGAGCCGCACCCGCTTCCTCGGCTACCGCGTCGAGAACTACAAGCTGTTCGTCTTCGTCGTCTCGGCCTGCCTCGCCGGCGTCGCCGGGGCGCTCTACGTGCCGCAGGTCGGCATCCTCAATCCCAGCGAGTTCGAGCCGAGCAATTCCATCGAGGTGGTGATCTGGGTCGCGGTCGGCGGGCGCGGCACGCTGGTCGGCGCGGCGCTCGGCGCCATTCTCGTCAATTTCGCCAAGACCACCTTCACCTCAGGGATGCTGGCGCCCTACTGGCTGTTCATCCTCGGCGGCATCTTCGTCCTGGTGACGCTGTTCATGCCCAGGGGCGTGCTCGGCCTGGTCGACCAGATCGCCGCGCGCTTCAGGCGCAGGCCTGGCGCCTCGTCCCGGGCTGCTGCGCCCGTCGCGGTCGAGAACCCGGCGGAGTGA